In the genome of Zobellia nedashkovskayae, the window CGGTTATATTTCTGGAAGAGCTCCAGAGGATAAATTCAGGTGGTTTTGCAGCTGCCATGTGGGCGCATGCCTATTTGGCCATGACCCATTTGAACACAAATGCAAATGACGAACAGAAAAAAGCATATTTAATTCCAAGTGTGCATGGTGAAAAAATAGGTTGTTTAGGTGTAACGGAGCCTTTTGGTGGTAGTGATGTTGCTGGCATGCGAACGACTGCGGTAAGAGAAGGTGATAGTTATATAATAAACGGATCAAAGACTTTTATTACTAATGGTGTTTATGGAGATTATTGTATTCTTGCGGCAAAGACCGATCCGTCTGCGGGTAATAAAGGAATAAGTATTTTTATTGTTGATTTGGATAAGGAAGGTGTTTCGGCCAATAAGTTGAATAAATTGGGCTGGCGTGCATCAGATACTGCAGAGCTTGCTTTTGACAACGTAAAAATACCAGCAAGCAATTTAATGGGTGAGGAAGGAAAAGGCTTCGCTTTTATAATGGAAGCTTTCGCTTTAGAACGTTTGGTGATGGGTATCAATGCTCATGCCAGAGCAGAATGGGCTTTGGACTATGCACAGCAATATATGTCCGAGCGGGAAACGTTTGGTAAATCTATCAATCAGTATCAGGCGTTAAGACACAAGTTTGTAGATCTGCATGCGGATATGGATTTGTGTAAGCAATATAATTACGGCGTAGTTTATAAGATGGGCAAAGGTGAATATGTTGTTCGAGAAGCCACTATTTCTAAGTTAAAGTCCACTGAAATGGCAGATAAGGTTGCTTATGACTGTTTGCAGTTCTTAGGAGGTTACGGTTATATTGAAGATTATCCTATGGCACGCATGTTTAGAGATAGTCGTTTAGGGCCAATAGGAGGTGGGACCTCTGAAATACTTAAAGAGATAATTGCAAAAATTGTTATAGATAAAAAAGAATATAGAATGCCAAAAGAGTAGTGGATATATAGACCGAGGAGTTGTTCATGTTTTTTTGGATACGCCGTTTTCTGGTATATTTAAAAATAAGTAGTGCTCAATTGTAAATTAGTTTATATATTTGCCGCCTTAATCATAAAGAAAGGAGGTTGTAGCCAATGTTAATTATACCAATAAAAGAAGGAGAAAACATCGATCGCGCTTTGAAACGTTTCAAGCGTAAATTTGATAAAACGGGTACGATGCGCAGATTGCGTAAGCGTCAACAATTCACAAAACCTTCAGTTCAGCGCAGAGCGCAGATACAGAAAGCAGAATACATTCAAGGTTTAAGAGATAAAGAAGAAATCTGATAAATCTTGTGTAGTGTACAAATAGATAAATCCCATCATATGATGGGATTTTTTTTGTTTAAAATATTTTTCTCCATGTAATTACAATGTCTATTTCCTCTTAGCGTTGTTAAATCTGCCCTTTGTTGTCAACTTTACTAACTTCGTAGTATGTCTTTGGAACCCTTTATATCATATCTAGCTTTAGAGAAGAACTATTCCGTTCATACGGTAACAGCGTATAAAAGAGATTTGGAGGCTTTTGTTGATTTCTGTGACCATAATTACGATGATAAAAATATTGATGCTGTAGCGTATGGGATTGTAAGGAGTTGGATTGTAAGTTTGGTGGATTCTGGCGTTTCTAATAGATCTGTAAACAGGAAGATGGCATCTCTAAAAGCGTACTATAAATTTCTTCAAAATATAGGAGCTATAGAGGTAAATCCGTTAGCTAAGCATAAGGCTCTTAAAACCGCAAAGAAAATTGAAGTTCCTTTTTCGGAAATTGAAATGCAAAAGGTGCTTTCTCAAATTGAGTTTGCAGAAGATTTTGAGGGAGTTAGGGATCGCCTCATTATTGAGTTGTTGTATACGACGGGCATGCGTAGGGCAGAGCTAATTAATTTGAAAATGATAGATATTGATGTTTCGCAACAACTTTTAAAGGTTTTGGGAAAAAGAAACAAAGAGCGTATTCTACCAGTGTTGCCTTCTGTCGTAATACTTTTAGAGGTGTATTTGAAGGAAAGGAAAGCACTTGAAGAAATAACCGATGAAGCATTTGTTTTTTTGTTGAAGTCGGGTAATAAACTATATGAAAACCTTGTTTATCGATTAATAAATAAGTATTTTAGTAAGGTGTCGTCTAAGGTAAAGAAGAGTCCTCATATTCTTAGGCATACTTTTGCGACCCATCTGCTGAATAAAGGGGCGGATATGAATTCTGTAAAAGAGTTGTTGGGTCATGCAAGTTTAGCGTCTACACAGGTATATACTCACAATAGTATTGCCGAGCTAAAAAAGGTGCACGCCAAGGCTCACCCTAGGGGTAAGAAGTAATTGGGTGATTTTACATTGTTTAACATAAAAACTATAACCTATGAAAGTAAATGCGCAATCAGTTAATTTTAATGCGGATCAAACGCTTATCGACTTTTTACAGACCAGACTTGATAAGCTTGAAACCTTCTACGATAAGGTAATTAGTGCAGATGTTTATATGAAGGTGGAGAACACCAGTTCAAAGGAAAATAAGATAGTAGAAATTAAATTGAATATACCTGGCGATAAATTCATGATAAAAAAGCAATGTAAGAAATTTGAGGAGGCAGTGGACTCTGCTTGTAACTCCTTGGAAAGGAAGCTAATAAAACATAAAGAAAAATCTCGTGTACAAGCTTGATAAATTTTTTTCATTTTTTGTTTTGAATAAACAAAAAAACGTATACATTTGCAGTCCGTTAGAAATAGCGGACTTTTTTATGCCGGAAACAGCGTAGAAAGGCCGATGTAGCTCAGCTGGCTAGAGCAGCTGATTTGTAATCAGCAGGTCGTGGGTTCGAGTCCCTCCATCGGCTCTTAAGTTCTTTAAAAAAAATTGGTTTGGGGAGATACTCAAGCGGCCAACGAGGGCAGACTGTAAATCTGCTGACTACGTCTTCGCAGGTTCGAATCCTGCTCTCCCCACTTTTTTTTAGCGGCCCAAATTTATTGGGTTTTGAAATATTGGATTATTAAAATTTGCGGGAGTAGCTCAGTTGGTAGAGCGTCAGCCTTCCAAGCTGAATGTCGCCGGTTCGAACCCGGTCTCCCGCTCTAATAAGCCAAGGTAATGTTTGTAGTCTTTAATCTACTGGCATTAGTCTTGAACCTTGAACCTAATAAGCCGACGTAGCTCAGGGGTAGAGCGTTTCCTTGGTAAGGAAGAGGTCACGGGTTCAATTCCCGTCGTTGGCTCAACAAAGGCATTATTTGTACACTAATATATAACTAAGATTAAAATTCATTAAAAATGGCAAAGGAAACTTTTGATCGTTCCAAACCGCACTTAAATATAGGTACTATTGGACACGTGGATCACGGTAAAACTACATTAACTGCTGCTATTACTACGGTTTTGGCAAACGCAGGTCTTTCTGAATTGAGAAGTTTCGAGTCTATCGATAACGCTCCTGAAGAAAAAGAAAGAGGTATTACTATTAACACTTCACACGTAGAGTATTCTACAGCTAATCGTCATTACGCTCACGTTGACTGTCCTGGTCACGCGGATTACGTAAAGAACATGGTTACTGGTGCTGCTCAGATGGATGGTGCTATTTTAGTTGTTGCAGCTACAGATGGTCCAATGCCACAAACTCGTGAGCACATCCTTTTAGGACGTCAGGTTGGTATTCCTAGAATTGTTGTATTCATGAACAAAGTGGATATGGTTGATGATGAGGAATTAATCGAACTAGTTGAAATGGAAGTAAGAGAATTGCTTTCTTTCTACGAGTACGATGGTGATAATGGTCCTGTAATTGCTGGTTCTGCATTAGGTGCATTGAACGGTGAGCAAAAATGGGTTGACACGGTA includes:
- a CDS encoding acyl-CoA dehydrogenase family protein, with the translated sequence MQSMYFTEEHQLFRESLRDFLKKEVVPHIDKWEASGTIESFIWKKFGDMGYFGLATPETYDGLGLDLFYTVIFLEELQRINSGGFAAAMWAHAYLAMTHLNTNANDEQKKAYLIPSVHGEKIGCLGVTEPFGGSDVAGMRTTAVREGDSYIINGSKTFITNGVYGDYCILAAKTDPSAGNKGISIFIVDLDKEGVSANKLNKLGWRASDTAELAFDNVKIPASNLMGEEGKGFAFIMEAFALERLVMGINAHARAEWALDYAQQYMSERETFGKSINQYQALRHKFVDLHADMDLCKQYNYGVVYKMGKGEYVVREATISKLKSTEMADKVAYDCLQFLGGYGYIEDYPMARMFRDSRLGPIGGGTSEILKEIIAKIVIDKKEYRMPKE
- the rpsU gene encoding 30S ribosomal protein S21 codes for the protein MLIIPIKEGENIDRALKRFKRKFDKTGTMRRLRKRQQFTKPSVQRRAQIQKAEYIQGLRDKEEI
- a CDS encoding tyrosine-type recombinase/integrase, with product MSLEPFISYLALEKNYSVHTVTAYKRDLEAFVDFCDHNYDDKNIDAVAYGIVRSWIVSLVDSGVSNRSVNRKMASLKAYYKFLQNIGAIEVNPLAKHKALKTAKKIEVPFSEIEMQKVLSQIEFAEDFEGVRDRLIIELLYTTGMRRAELINLKMIDIDVSQQLLKVLGKRNKERILPVLPSVVILLEVYLKERKALEEITDEAFVFLLKSGNKLYENLVYRLINKYFSKVSSKVKKSPHILRHTFATHLLNKGADMNSVKELLGHASLASTQVYTHNSIAELKKVHAKAHPRGKK
- the hpf gene encoding ribosome hibernation-promoting factor, HPF/YfiA family, whose amino-acid sequence is MKVNAQSVNFNADQTLIDFLQTRLDKLETFYDKVISADVYMKVENTSSKENKIVEIKLNIPGDKFMIKKQCKKFEEAVDSACNSLERKLIKHKEKSRVQA